AAGCAGGTGCGCAGGTCACCCGGAGCGCGAGATCGACGGCGCCATCGAGGTGACCACCGGCCCCCTGGGTACAGGAATCGCCACGAGCGTCGGTATGGCGATCGCCGGCAAGTGGAAGGCGGAGCGATTCAACCGTCCGGGCTATCGACTCTTCGACTACGACGTCTACGCGATAGCGGGAGACGGCGACCTCATGGAGGGAATCGGTCAGGAGGCCGCCGGCTTGGCCGGGCATCTCGAGCTGGACAACCTCTGCTGGATCTACGACAGCAACCAGGTGACCATCGAAGGCGATACCGAGCTGGCATTCACCGAGGATGTCGCCGCGCGGTTCCGGGCATACGGATGGGTCGTCGAGTTCGTGGCGGATGCCAACGACCGCGAATCCCTCGCGCGAGCTCTCGAGCGGTTCAAGACAAACGCGCGTCCGACCCTCATTGTCGTGCACAGCGTCATCGGGTATGGCGCGCCAACCAAGCAGGGGACCGCCGCGGCGCACAGCGAGCCGCTGGGCGAAGCAGAAGCACGTGCCGCAAAGCGCCACTACGGATGGCCGGAGGACGCCGAGTTCCTCGTGCCTGCGGAAGCATACGAGGCCTTCGCTGAGGGCATCGGCGATCGCGGTCACCGACTGCGCCACGCCTGGGACAACCTGCGCGAGAGCTACCGCCAGGCTTTCCCCGTCCTCTCCGCCGAACTCGACCGGCTGGAGGCGCAGAACCTGCCTGTGGACTGGGATCACGAACTTCCGTCGTTCACGGTCGAGCACGGGCCTCTTGCTGGCCGTGCGGCGAACGCTGAAGTCCTCAACGCAGTGGCGCGCGCGGTGCCGTGGCTCATCGGCGGCGCGTCCGACTTGGCGCCGTCGACTAAGACGCTCCTCACGGGGGACGCCGGTCACTTCAGCGCGACCGACCGAGGTGGTCGGAATCTGCACTTCGGTGTCCGCGAGTCAGCGGCGGCTGCGATCGCCAACGGCCTGGCTCTGTGTGGGCTGCGGCCGTTTCAAGCGGGATTCCTCGTGTTCTCCGACTTCCAGCGCGGACCGATCCGACTGGGCGCGCTCATGGAGCTCCCGGTGGTGCACATCCTCACCCACGACTCGATCGGGATGGGCGAGGATGGCCCGACCCATCAGCCGGTCGAGCAGCTCGCGTCGCTTCGCGCGATGCCGAACCTCATCGACATCCGTCCAGCGGACGCGAACGAGGTCGTCGAAGCGTGGCGCGTCATTCTGGCCGTCGATCGCTCACCGGTCGCCCTCGTCCTGGCGAAGCAGGATCTTCCGGTCATCGACCGGTCACGATTCGGAGCGGCCTCCGGACTGGCGCGGGGCGCGTACATCCTCGCCGACCCCTCGGATGGCGTCCTACCCGACGTCATTATCATCGCCACAGGGTCGGAGGTGAGCCGTGCGCTCGACGCGTGGGAGCAGCTTTCGGCGGAGGGTGTAAGAGCCCGCGTTGTCTCGATGCCGTCGTGGGCGCTGTTCGAACGACAGCCGGAGGAGTATCGCGCGGAAGTGCTCCCGCCGGAGATCACCGCACGCGTCGTCGTGGAACAGGCCGCCGCTTTCGGGTGGGAGCGCTACGCGGGGACGAATGGTGCCATCATCGCGATGCGGTCGTTCGGCCGCTCCGCCCCGGCCGCGGACGTGCAACGGTTCTTCGGGTTCACGACGGAAAACATCGTTGCTGAAGCGAAGGGGCAGCTATCATGACTCTGGATGTCCTCGCAACTACCGAGTGGTCGGCACTCGACGCCGCCCGACAGCAGCTCCGGGAGGCGGCCGGGTACCTCGGGTTCGACCCGGGAACCACCGACATGCTCGAGAATGCACGACGCGAGCTCATCGTCAGCGTCCCGCTGCGACGCGACGACGACACCCTCGAGGTGTTCACCGGCTACCGGGTCCAGCACAATCTCTCTCGCGGTCCGGCGAAGGGCGGTCTCAGATACCACCCCTCGGTGACGCTGGACGAAGTGCGTGCCCTCGCCATGTGGATGACCTGGAAGTGCGCTTTGCTGGATGTACCGTACGGAGGCGGCAAGGGCGGGATCGCAATCGACCCGCGTGCGTACAGCACCCGGGAACTGGAGCGTCTCACCCGCCGCTACACGAGCGAGATCAGCCCGCTGATCGGGCCGGAGCAGGACATTCCCGCTCCCGACATCGGAACCGATGAACGGACGATGGCGTGGATGATGGATACCTACTCCGTGAACAAGGGGCACACCATCCCCGGCGTCGTCACCGGCAAGCCGCTGAGCCTCGGCGGCTCCCTCGGGCGCCCGGGGGCGACCTCGCGCGGGGTGGTGCACATCGCCCTCGAGGCGCTCAAGCGGTTCGCCGTCGAACCCGCAGGCGCGACGGCGGCCGTGCAGGGATACGGAAAGGTCGGGGCCGGGGTGGTGAACTACCTCGCGGAGGCCGACGTCAAGGTCGTCGCCGTCTCCGATCAGTACGGCGCCGTCCACAACGACCGCGGGATCGACCCCGTTTCGCTCGCGGCCCACGTCGGCCGTACCGGTTCCGTGGTCGGCGCACCGGAGACGACCCCGCTCAGCGGGGAGGAACTGCTGCTGCTCGACGTCGACCTTCTCGTGCCCGCGGCTGTGGAGGGCGTGCTGACCGGTGCGAATGCGCCAGGCGTCAATGCGAGGATCGTCGTGGAGGGCGCCAACGGGCCCACCACTCCGGAGGCCGATCGGATCCTGGAGTCCAAGGGCGTGCTCGTTGTGCCGGACATCCTCGCGAACGCCGGCGGTGTGTTGGTCTCGTACTTCGAATGGGCCCAGGCGTTCCAAGGCTACCCGTGGGGCGAGTCACTGGTGCAGCGCCGACTTCGGGATCGAATGGTGCAGACCTGGGACCTCGTGGCTGGGTCCGCGGCGGCGAACGGACGCGACCTTCGACGTGCCGCCACCGCGATCGCCGTCGAGCGTGTTGCTGAGGCGCACCGGGCAAGAGGGCTCTACCCGTGACTCCCACGGCGCGGTGGTTCCACCTGGTAGGCGCCGGCACCCTGATCCTGGTCTGCGGTTTCGTCCTGTGGGCGGCAGAGCCGCCGGTGCTGCGGTTCGCGGCTGCCGCGGTCGGTGCGATAGCCGTCGCTTGGATGCTGGCCGTATTCGTGGCAGGAGCACGATCGGGCTGAGGCGATCGGTGCAATCGCACGAAGCGCCCCAGCGCGTTCATCGCTAAGTTGCTGCTTGAAGCAGCGTGTTGAAGGTCGCGAGCATCGCCTGTGGTTCTGCCGTCTCATCCTCTGCTGAGACTCGCTTCCTCATCCGGCGCCTCCTGCAGTTCGTCGCTGCGCTCTTCCTGCTGGTGACCGCCATCTTCCTGATGGCTCGCGGCTTCGATAGAGCTCGCGAAGACGCCTCGAACTGCTCGAGATCGCCGGTCAAGACCCGCGGTCCGAGTCCGGCCCTGGCATCGTCCCGGGCATCGCCGACGAGCCCCTGGCCGAGTTGACCGCGGCCGAGATGGCGCCCTTTGTCGGCCGATTCGCCACCGAATGGGGCATTACAGACGTCGCCGCACTCGGCGGCAAGCTCCTAACGATCAGCCATCGCGGCGCCGCGTCGCCGTTCGGATCGGCCAGCCGCGTGGTGGTGACAGCGCCGGACGAGCTCCAGTACATCGGCGCCGCCTCTGGGCTGCTCGGCGAGCGAATGCACTTCGTACGCAACGACCGCGGCGCGAACGTCCGCATCGAGGGCCGCGGCGGGATGACGCTCTTCCCGGCCGAGGGAGCATTCGACGACGACATTCGGTGACAGGCACCTCCCCCTATCAGCACCACTAACACGAAAGGCACGTGATCATGCGCGTCGGAATCCCCGCGGAGATCAAGAACAACGAACAGCGAGTGGCGATCACGCCGGAAGGAGTCGACGCGCTCGTCGGACGCGGACACGACGTCTTCATTCAGGCCGGGGCTGGGACCGGCTCCCGGATCAGCGATGACGCGTTCCGGCTGGCCGGCGCCCGGATCGTGGATACAGCGGACGAGGTGTGGGAGCGGGGCGACCTTCTGCTGAAGGTCAAGGAGCCGATCGAGGTCGAATACGGGCGCATGCGCGACGACCAGGTGTTGTTCACCTATCTGCACCTGGCGGCGTCGAAGCCGTGCACGGACGCGTTGCTTGCCGCGGGCACGACCGCCATCGCGTATGAGACGGTGCCGCTCCCGGATCGCAGTCTGCCGCTCCTGGCACCCATGAGCGAGGTGGCGGGCCGCCTGTCCATCCCGATGGGCGCGTACCACCTGCTGGGTCCCGCCGGCGGTCGCGGCACGCTTCTCGGCGGCGTTCCCGGCACGCGCCGGGCGAAGGTCGTCGTCATCGGCGGCGGAGTCGCGGGCGAGCACGCAGCGCGCAACGCCGTCGGGCTGGGCGCAGACGTCACCGTCATCGACGTCTCCCTGCCGAGGCTCCGGCAGCTCGAAGCCCTGTTCGGCAACAGCATCCAGACCCGCCACTCGAGCAGGCTGGAAATCGCCTCGCAGCTCCGCGAGGCCGATCTGGTCATCGGTTCCGTCCTCATCCCCGGCGCGGCTGCGCCGAAGCTCGTCACCGACGCGATGGTCGCCGACATGCGGCCGGGTTCGGTGCTGGTCGACATCGCCATTGATCAGGGTGGGTGCTTCGAGGGCAGCCGCCCGACCACGCACGACGAACCCACCTTCACCGTGCACGACTCGCTCTACTACTGCGTGGCGAACATGCCCGGAGCAGTTCCGGAGACCTCCACTAGGGCGCTGACAAACGCAACGCTGCCCTACGCGTTGAAGCTGGCGGAGCTGGGCTGGCGGAAGGCGGTGCAGGTGGACGGAGCCCTGGCCAGGGGACTCAACACCCATGCCGGCCAGGTCGCCAACGAGGGTGTCGCGGCCGCCTTCGGTCTCCTATCGGCCGACGCTCTCGAACTGGCCGCATGACGGCACCCGGCTTGCCGGCGGGCGTCGAGCGCGCCGCGGTGATCGACACGCTGGCCATCGAGGAGAACGCTCGGCGATTTGTCGAGCTCGCCCGCTCGGCCCAGGTGATGGCGGTCGTCAAGGCCGACGGCTACGGACACGGAGCCGTTGAGACCGCGCGCGCGGCTGTCCGAGGAGGCGCCACTTGGCTCGGCGTTGCCCACATCTCCGAGGCGATCGCGCTGCGCGAGGCTGGCATCAGTGCGCCTATCCTGGCCTGGCTGCACACGCCGGCGTCGGCGTTCGCGACGGCTATAGAGCAAGGCGTCGCTCTGGCGGTGTCCGGGCCGGAGCTCGAGCAGATCGCTGCCGCAGCTCGCGAATCGGGGACGGCCGCGCGACTACACGTGAAGGTCGACACTGGACTGGGTCGCAACGGGGCCGGCCCCGGTGGGCTCGATGAGCTCGTTGCGCGACTGGCGTCCCTGCAGGAAGACGGGTCAGTTGTCGTCGACGGGGTAATGACGCACCTGGCGGTGGCCGACAATCCGTCGAGAGGGGCCGAGACAGACGCGCGGCGCGACGCGTTCCTTGCCGCGATCGACGATCTCGCCGCCGCCGGCGTCTCGCCTGCGCTCCGCCATGTCGCCAATACCGCTGCCACGCTCAGCCGCCCGGATCTGCATTTCGACCTGGTCAGGGTCGGTATCGGGCTCTACGGCCTCGGCCCATTCGCCGACGGGATCGCCGGGCTCCGACCTGCCATGAGCGTGCGCACGAGGCTGAGCCACATCAAGACCCTTCCGCCGGGTCACGGCGACTCGTACGGCTACGACTACGTCGCCGAACGTGCCGTCACTGTCGGTCTCGTCCCGCTGGGTTACGCCGACGGTGTTCCGCGCCGCTCCCGGAGCGCCAGCGTCACCATCGGCGGACGCGAATTCCCAGTGATCGGCCGCATCGCGATGGACCAGCTCGTCGTCGACCTGAGTCGCGCGAGCCTCGACATCAACGATCGGCCCCGGGTGGGCGACGTCGTCGAATTGTTCGGCGCCGGAGGGACCACCGCCGACGACTGGGCGCGCGCGGCCGGAACGATCAACTACGAAATCGTCACGCGCATCGGACCGCGGGTGCCGCGACTGTTCGTGGCAGACCGGCACTAGTAGCGGGAAAAGCCGGCGGGGGCCGCGTGAAACGCAGCCCCCGCCGGTGAGCGGTCTCTCGCTAGCCGATGTCGGACGTTGCTGGGCCGACCTCGTCGGGGTGGTTTCGGGCGAAGTTCGGACCAGCCTGGCCGGTCCTCAGTCGGCGGCGGAGGGCGAACACCCACCACAGGGCCGCGAGGGCGACGATCCCGCCAAATACGTATCCGTTGCCGGCGAAAGCCGGCAGGAAGATGAGCGCGAACTCGACCGCCAGGAAGACGACCAGGCTGATGATCAGCAGTGGGACGCGCGCGCGACCGAGATCGAAGGTTCCCGGCTCCGGCGCGGGGATGCGATGGCGGATGGCGGCAATCAGGAGCCCGAGCGTCTGCAGGACGTAGGTGGTGAAGAACGCGAGGGTCGCGATCCCGAGGAAGTAGTTGAACGCCTGCACGCTGATGAGAGCGGAGAGAAGCAGGAGGATCGACACTACGCCGAGGGTGATCACGGCAGTCGATGGCGTCTTCCGCTTGGGTGCGACGTGTCGCAGTGCCCGCGAGAACGGCATCATGTTGTCACGCGACAGGGAGTAGAGCAATCGCGTCCCGACCAGGACGTTGGCGAGCAGGCACACCAGGATGTTTGTGAGGGCGAGCGCGACCACGATCCGGGCGAACACGGGCCCGAGCTGCTGCTGGATGATCTCCTCGATCGGTGCGGGCGAGTTGGCGAGCACCGACGGGTCCTTGATTGCCAGCACGTAGACCAGATACATCAGGAACTCGATGACGCACGAGGCGGCGAAAGCGTAGAACATCGTGCGGGGGATCACACGCCGGGCGTTCTTCGTCTCCTCCGCGACGTCGGCGACCGCCTCGACGCCGACGAGCCCGAAGAACGGGCCGAGCGATGCGGAGAGCCAGGCCAGGATGTAAGGCGTCGTCTGGTCGGGGCTCTTGCCGATGAAGAGCGACGAGAACGGTTGGGCGTTGTCGGGCACGACGATCAGCAGAATGCCGATCGTCAGCGTGACGCCCACGGTGACGACGATCTCAAGACCTACGCCGATGTTGTTGATGAACGTCGCGAGCCTGACCCGGTAGGCGTTGATCAGCACGCACACCGCGACGACGGCAATGGCGATGAAGATCTGCTGGGGTTGCGTGAGCGTCCAGCCGAAGACGCTTCCGAGATAGCCGGCGAAGATGTAGCCGAGGCTCGTCATCCCGCTCACCCAGCCGATCAGCGCGGCGTACCCGGTGAACCAGCCGAACGTCGAGCCGTTGAGGCGACTCGTCCACTGGTAGGCGTAGCCGGCGAGCGGGATCTTCGCGGCGACGTCGGCCGCGATTAGCGTCCACAGCAGGAATACCGGAATCGCGAGGAACAAGGTCCAGATGAATGGTGAGCCTGCATTGAGGTAGCCGGCGGCGAAGCCGGTGAAGACTGCGGTGGTCGCGCTGATCGTCGAGAACCCGATCGCGAACGATGCGATCTTGCCGACAGAACGGTCGAGCTTCTGCTTGTAGCCGAACTCTTCGAGGCGGGCGTCCTCGTCCTCACCAACGACCCGAGGGGGCGGTGTGAGTGATTCTTCTTCGGGGGTGGTCGAGTTGACCATGAGCTACTCCTAGCTTCCTTGCTGGCCGAGTGGGGGACGATCCGCGGGTTCGTTCCAGTAAGTGAAGCGAGGATGCGCGCCGAGTGGAAGTTCGGAGCGGTTATGGAGTGATAAACCGAACCGATCAGTCCCGCGACCTGGGCCGCGAGGTGCTGGTCATGTGCTCGACCAGCCTGCGAGCCGGGGTGGTGAGGCGCTCGGGCCGCCACGCGATCGCCGTGTAGCTGACCGGCCGATCCGTGATCGGGACGAATTGGATTCCTGGGCGGTCGTAAAGGCGGACCATCGACGACGTCGTGAAGCTCACGCCGACCCCGCGCGAGACCAGCGTCGCCTCCGCCTCGTAGGTCGCGGCCTCGGCCGCGATCTGCGGCTCCCTGCCGCCTCGTGCGTCGGCCGCGTACCAGTACTCGCGCCACCGTCCAGCGGACTTAGGCGCCACAACGATCGGTTCGTCGAGGAGCTCCTCGATCTGGAGCTCTTCGCGCCCGGCCAGCCGGTGCGACCGCGGCAGGCACGCCACCCAGGACTCTTCCGCGACAATCGCCAGCTGCATGTCCGGCACGTCGACCGGCGGACGCAGCAGGGCGATATCGGTGGCGCCCGACGCCAGTCCCGCCGTGGGGTCGGAGAAGTCGTACTCGATCGTCTCGACAGTGATTTCCGGGAATGCGGTGTCGATACCGTCCAGCAACTGGAACAGCAGGTCCGCACCAGTCCCAATGAGGTAGCCGAGCCGGACGTGACCGTAGTCCACTAGGAGCGCCACGGCTTCCAGCGCGGCGTCCACTCCCGCGAGCGCCGCGCGCACGTGCGGCAGCCACTCACGACCGGTTGCCGTGAGCGTGACGGAACGGGTGTCGCGATCGAACAGACGGTCGCCAATGACGCGCTCCAGGTTCTGGATTGCCGCCGACAGCGCCGGCTGCGTGATGAAGAGCCGTTCCGCGGCACGCCGGTAGTTCAACTCGGTTCCGAGGGCCTCGAAGTAGCGAAGCGATCTCAGATTAACGTCCGGGAAGGACCTCACGTCACTCCTTCGATTGATAAGCCCTCGTTATGTGGTCATTGTAACTAGCAGTTTCCGCCGGGATAACGCGCGATCGCAGACTGAAGCTCTAGTCGCTGCACGAACGAGAGCAGGTAGAAGCATGCGCAGTCAGAGTCGATCGATCACGGTGGAAACCCCCGCTCGGCAGGAGTTCTTCGACGTCACCGCGCAACTGGAGGACTTCGTAGCGGCCGAGGGTGTTAGCGACGGCATCGTCGTGGTCTACTCGCCCCACACGAGTTGCTGCGTGATCCTCCAGGAGGAGTCCGAGGATACGACCTATTACGGCACCCAGCTGCTGCTCCAGGACACGCTCAACGTCTTCGCGAAGATCGCCCCTCCGACGCGTCACGAGGGCCAATACCTGCATCCCGGACCCATTCACATCCGCAACGCGGGCGAGCTACGCGACGAGCTGCCCGAATGGGGACTGAACACGGACGGCCACATCATCTCGTCCATCCTTGGGCGTTCGGAGACCATCCCAATCGTCGACGGCCTCCTCGTCCTCGGCGAGTTCGGCAGGGTGTACTTTGGCGACCTCGACTCCGTGCGGCCCCGGACGCGCACGATCCACTTCCAGCTCGTCGCGGGCTGACGATGCTCGTCTACGCGGTTGACATCGGCACGACCAACCTCAAGGTCGTGCTGTACGACGGAGGGCTCCGTCGGCTGGCCACAGCCTCCGCGCCCGCCGCCTACGCGCGGGATGGTGTGCGCGTGGAGTTCGACCCGGTACAGCTCTTCGACACCGTTATCGAGCTCATAGGCCGATGTGCTGCAGCGGCCGATCCCACGGGTCACGACGAGGCGGTGATCGCCCTGACCGGGCAGGCTGAGTCCCTGGTGCTCCTGGATCGCGATGGTAATCCGGTCCGCCCCGGGCTGTCATGGCTGGACGACAGGGCTGTCGCGGAGGCCTCCGAGCTAGAGGAGCGCTTCGGCGCCGACGCGGCCTTCGCCGTCACGGGAGAGCCATTCCCGACCGCAACCTGGCCCGCGGCGAAACTCCGCTGGCTGCGCCGTCACGAGCCGCATACGCTGGCGGCAACGCGGTCGGTCCTTATGATCAAGGACTACATCGCCTACCGGCTGACCGGTGGGTTCGCCGGTGACGTCTCCACGCGAGGGTTCTCGTACCTTTGGGATGTCCAAAACGGCTCGTACTGGGACGCGATGATCGACTTCTGCGCGGTGCCCGCCGGGAGCCTCCCGCGCGTAGTCGCCGCCGGGACCGAGCTGGGCGCCGTCCTGGAAGGGGTCGCCGAGCGTCTCCCGCCGGCCGTGCGCTACAGGGTCAACATCGGCGGCTTGGACCACTTCTGCGCGATGGTCGGAACCGGGTCGTATGTCCACGGCAGCGTCAGCGAGTCGGCCGGCACGGTGCTGTCGCTCTCCGCGCTGGCGAGCGACTGGCGCTTTGACCCCGAGCGTAAGGTGTCCTTCCACGCAGGCCTCAGGCCAGGCGACACGGTGCTCTTCAACGGCGTCGACGGCGGCGGAGCGGCGCTCGACTGGTTCCGTGTCCAGGGACTCGGCGGAATGCCCTACCCCGAGCTGGAGAGCCTGCTCGCGTCTCGGGACCACCGGAACCCGCCGATTTTCCTGCCGTACCTGACAGGGGTCAACCCGCCCGACTACTTCCCGCACGCCAAGGGCGCCTTTCTCGATCTCGATCTCGGTCACGACGCCCTCGATCTGGCGTACGCCGTCGAGGAGGGGATCGCGCACCTGCTCCGACGCAACGTCGAGTACTTCGACTCCGACGCACCGCAGGAGATCGTCTCCACAGGGGGAGGCGCCGCGTCCCCGTTCTGGAACCAGCTGAAGGCGGACGTCTGCGGCGTGGACGTCGTGGTGCCCGATGAACTGGAGGCCACTTGCCGTGGTGCGGCGGTCCTCGCACTGGCCGCCGGCGGCGCGGTGAGTGATTTTCGGGACGCCGGAATCGAGGTGCCGCCGCCTCTCCGGTACAGGCCGTCCCGGGACGCACGACGCGACGAACGCTACGAGCGCTTCGGTGACTACCTGCGTCGGCTGTTCGAGCGCTGATCACGAACGACGAGAAAGTAGAGAAACGAACGATGAAGTTGTGCTGCTCATCCCCGATGGTTCCGGGTGAGACGTTGACGGACAAGGCCGACCTGCTGAGGGACTGGGGCTATGACGCCATCGCAGTCTTCCAGCCGCTCGAGACGTGGGGCGCCGCCGCGCGCGACGAGCTGTTCGCGCTCGAGGCCCGGACAGGGATCCGCCCTGTCGAGTTCGTCCTGGTGGACGACGTGTACGGGAACGCCATGTCCGCCGACCCCGAGTTGCAAGCACGGTGCCGGGCCATGTACCTCGAGACCGCCGAAGTCTGCGCCGATCTCGGTGCCGTCACCGAGATCGAGTTCGAATACGGCGCGCAAAATCCACTGCCCCTCTTCGACCCCTTCCAGCAGCTGAGCCCCGCCCAGCACGACGCCTTCGTGACCTTCTATCTCGAGATGCTCGGTCGGGTGGAGGGCAGCGAAGCGCGTGTCCTCCTCGAACCGATCAACCGCTACGAGAGCCGTTACCTGAACCGGGTGGAGGACAACCTGCGCATCATCGAGCAGGTCGCCCATCCAAATGCGGGCCTGCTTCCCGACCTCTTCCACATGTCGATTGAGGAGGCTGATCCCGCGCGGTCGCTGCGCAAGGCGGGGGACCAGATCGTCCATGTCCACCTAGGCGATAGCAATCGGCTTCTCCCCGGTCACGGCCACCTCGACTGGCTTTCGGTGTTCGACGCGCTGCATGATGTCGGCTACAGCGGTTACCTGAACCTCGAGTGCTCCACCGAGGGCGACCCGGCGGTGAGTCTTCCGGCCACCGCCGACCGGCTGCGGAAGCTCCTTAACAGATGAGTGCACTGTTGACCGCACCCTTCTTCGAGATCGGGCCGAAGAACCTCCTGCGTCGCCCGGAGCTGGAAGACCTGGCCCGGGCGGCCGGAGAAGCCGGCCGGGAGTTCGGCGTCGCGGTCGTGATCACCGTCCCGAACGTGATGGTCGCACCCATCGCCGAGCTCGACACCGGCGTCCTCGTTTTCGGCCAGAGCATGGACCCCGATCGGCTCGGCGCGTCATTCGGCCGGGTCACCGCGGAGGGGCTACTCGACGCGGGCGCGGTCGGCGTGATGCTCAATCACGATGCCGACCCGTTGGACGCCGCGACTCTGGCCGCAACTGTCGATCGCGCCCAGGAGACCGGGCTGGAGACAATCGTGTGCGCGGGAACTGAGAGCGCCGCTTTGGCCTTCACCGCTCTGGCGCCGTCGGCTGTGCTCATCGAGCCGCCGGACCTCATCGGGACGATCGGTGGAGCCGAGCGCGACTGGGTCCGGCCGCTCACCGAGGAGATGCACCGCGTCGACGCACGCGTGCTAGCGATGCACGCAGGAGGCGTCTCCTCTCCGCTCGTCGCGCGGGGAATCATGGCGGCCGGTGCCGACGGTACAGGCTCGACGAGCGGTGTCCTCTTGGCCCAGGATCCGCTCGTCGCCGCCGCGCATTTCATCGCGGCGGCCCGCGCCGGCTGGGACGACGCCCGCACGACCGCCCATCTCTGATCACAACCGACAACCAACGAAGGAATCACACATGGACACGAACCTCTCCGGCAAGACCGCCGTCATCACGGGCGGAGCACGGGGGATCGGCTACGCTGTCGCGCGGTCGCTCGCCGCGGAAGGCGCCGACATCGCACTGCTGGATCTTCTCGACACGGTCGAGGAGTCCGCCCGGAAGATCGGCGACGAATACAGCGTCCGCGCTTACGGACAGCGCTTGGACGTCACAGACCAGGATGCGACAAACGCGGCCTTCGAGATGATCGCCGAGCGGTTGAGCGTCCCGCAGGTGCTACTCACCGCAGCCGGGATCGAGATCAACGGCGATTCGATCGACGTCTCCGCGGGGGCCTGGCGGAAGGTGATCGACGTCAACCTGACCGGCACGTTCTTCTCGGCTCAGGCGTTCGGGCGCGGGCTGCTCACCTCCGACCTGCCGGGCAGCGCCATTCTAATCTCGTCGATGTCGGGCGAGATCGTCAACGTTCCACAGTGGGCCGCATCGTACAACTCGTCGAAGGCTGCTGTGGCGCATCTCGCCAAGTCGCTCGCCGTTGAGTGGGCAGCCTCGGACATCAGGGTCAACTCGATCGCCCCCGGCTATGTGCTGACCGATCTGACCCAGCAGATCATCGACCGCGAGCCGGAACTCGAAGCGGACTGGATCTCCCGTATTCCTCAGGGCCGTATGGCGACGCCCGAGGACTTGACCGGTCTGGTCACGTTCTTGGCATCGAACGCGTCGAGCTACCTGACCGGCCAGCAGATCGTGATCGACGGCGGCTACACCGCGGTCTGAGAGTGCGTGCAACGCGCAGATACCGTGATCGTCGCGGGCCGGCCGTCGTGGCCATGGCTGCCGGCCCGCGACCGGAGACCGAAGATAAGGAGGGCATAAATGCACGTGCTCGTCGCAATCGCAGCGGCAAAGGTATCCGTCCGAAATGCAAGGACAGAGAACCGAAACACGAAGCCTGCTGACGCAATGCTGGACTCGATGTTGTTGCTTAGGTGGAAGTCGAAGGACTCTGGCTTGGATACCCCACAAGCCGATACAAGCTGGCTTTGACAGACGATCGGTCCGGCCGCTTCTTGGCCAACGCTCCGTGGATGCTCAGGCCCTCGATGAGGGCGTCGACGTCACGGGCGAGTGCCGAGTCGAAGTGCCGTTCCAGCGCCGTCCGACTGCGCGCCATCCAGTCGTCTGTAATGTCTCGGAAGTTCGGGTCTCGAGCTGCAAGCGTGTATAACTCCTGAGTCAGTACCAACTCGTCCTGGGTGTTGCCGATTGCGTTCATGATGACGTTGACGATCTCGTTGGTGACTTCTTCAGTGCCGGTCACCCGCGCGAGGCTCTTCTCAAGACGAGCTCCGGTGCGCGCCGCGAAGTCTTCAAAAGCGCAGTGAAGAAGGTCACGCA
This genomic stretch from Leifsonia sp. EB41 harbors:
- a CDS encoding APC family permease, with protein sequence MVNSTTPEEESLTPPPRVVGEDEDARLEEFGYKQKLDRSVGKIASFAIGFSTISATTAVFTGFAAGYLNAGSPFIWTLFLAIPVFLLWTLIAADVAAKIPLAGYAYQWTSRLNGSTFGWFTGYAALIGWVSGMTSLGYIFAGYLGSVFGWTLTQPQQIFIAIAVVAVCVLINAYRVRLATFINNIGVGLEIVVTVGVTLTIGILLIVVPDNAQPFSSLFIGKSPDQTTPYILAWLSASLGPFFGLVGVEAVADVAEETKNARRVIPRTMFYAFAASCVIEFLMYLVYVLAIKDPSVLANSPAPIEEIIQQQLGPVFARIVVALALTNILVCLLANVLVGTRLLYSLSRDNMMPFSRALRHVAPKRKTPSTAVITLGVVSILLLLSALISVQAFNYFLGIATLAFFTTYVLQTLGLLIAAIRHRIPAPEPGTFDLGRARVPLLIISLVVFLAVEFALIFLPAFAGNGYVFGGIVALAALWWVFALRRRLRTGQAGPNFARNHPDEVGPATSDIG
- a CDS encoding TIM barrel protein, which translates into the protein MTDKADLLRDWGYDAIAVFQPLETWGAAARDELFALEARTGIRPVEFVLVDDVYGNAMSADPELQARCRAMYLETAEVCADLGAVTEIEFEYGAQNPLPLFDPFQQLSPAQHDAFVTFYLEMLGRVEGSEARVLLEPINRYESRYLNRVEDNLRIIEQVAHPNAGLLPDLFHMSIEEADPARSLRKAGDQIVHVHLGDSNRLLPGHGHLDWLSVFDALHDVGYSGYLNLECSTEGDPAVSLPATADRLRKLLNR
- a CDS encoding triose-phosphate isomerase, whose product is MTAPFFEIGPKNLLRRPELEDLARAAGEAGREFGVAVVITVPNVMVAPIAELDTGVLVFGQSMDPDRLGASFGRVTAEGLLDAGAVGVMLNHDADPLDAATLAATVDRAQETGLETIVCAGTESAALAFTALAPSAVLIEPPDLIGTIGGAERDWVRPLTEEMHRVDARVLAMHAGGVSSPLVARGIMAAGADGTGSTSGVLLAQDPLVAAAHFIAAARAGWDDARTTAHL
- a CDS encoding YjbQ family protein encodes the protein METPARQEFFDVTAQLEDFVAAEGVSDGIVVVYSPHTSCCVILQEESEDTTYYGTQLLLQDTLNVFAKIAPPTRHEGQYLHPGPIHIRNAGELRDELPEWGLNTDGHIISSILGRSETIPIVDGLLVLGEFGRVYFGDLDSVRPRTRTIHFQLVAG
- a CDS encoding LysR family transcriptional regulator; amino-acid sequence: MRSFPDVNLRSLRYFEALGTELNYRRAAERLFITQPALSAAIQNLERVIGDRLFDRDTRSVTLTATGREWLPHVRAALAGVDAALEAVALLVDYGHVRLGYLIGTGADLLFQLLDGIDTAFPEITVETIEYDFSDPTAGLASGATDIALLRPPVDVPDMQLAIVAEESWVACLPRSHRLAGREELQIEELLDEPIVVAPKSAGRWREYWYAADARGGREPQIAAEAATYEAEATLVSRGVGVSFTTSSMVRLYDRPGIQFVPITDRPVSYTAIAWRPERLTTPARRLVEHMTSTSRPRSRD
- a CDS encoding L-fuculokinase; this translates as MLVYAVDIGTTNLKVVLYDGGLRRLATASAPAAYARDGVRVEFDPVQLFDTVIELIGRCAAAADPTGHDEAVIALTGQAESLVLLDRDGNPVRPGLSWLDDRAVAEASELEERFGADAAFAVTGEPFPTATWPAAKLRWLRRHEPHTLAATRSVLMIKDYIAYRLTGGFAGDVSTRGFSYLWDVQNGSYWDAMIDFCAVPAGSLPRVVAAGTELGAVLEGVAERLPPAVRYRVNIGGLDHFCAMVGTGSYVHGSVSESAGTVLSLSALASDWRFDPERKVSFHAGLRPGDTVLFNGVDGGGAALDWFRVQGLGGMPYPELESLLASRDHRNPPIFLPYLTGVNPPDYFPHAKGAFLDLDLGHDALDLAYAVEEGIAHLLRRNVEYFDSDAPQEIVSTGGGAASPFWNQLKADVCGVDVVVPDELEATCRGAAVLALAAGGAVSDFRDAGIEVPPPLRYRPSRDARRDERYERFGDYLRRLFER